GGAGAAGTCATCAGCCTGACTTTCCTGATGCTGTGAGAACTGCGAGTTGATCAGTTTTTCACCCAATTCTGCAAGCTGAGAGTCGCTTAGTTGTTTTGCTACTCCACCGGCTGATGCAACTGCGGTGCGTGCAGCAACGGCGGCATAAGCAACTTGTATTGCCTTACGGGAATGGCCCAGCGCAACGTGACCCATTTCATGACCCAGAACACCTTCAACTTCGTTGTCGTTCATCATGTCCATCAGGCCGCTGTATACACGCACACAACCGTTAGCCATTGCCCATGCGTTCACATCCTTAGTCAGGTAAACTTTATAGTTAACGGGAGTACCGTCAACTTCGTTACCTAAGGCTTTGGCGATTTTGTTCAGACGCTTAGTGTACTGGCTGGATGCTGGTGCAATTTTATTCTGTGCATCCATCTCCTTACATGCTTGGTCAGTTATCTGTCTGACATCAGAATCACTCAGCGTCGCCGCCTGAAATAATTGCATTCCGGAGTGAACCAGCATTCCTTGATCGAGATTTTTACAACCTGTCAGAATCACAGTAGAAACAGCTACCGCAACAAGAGCTTTCATTTTCATAGTGTTATTTTTTCCTTTGCAATACATGCAACTATAATGTTTTAAGAGCATTAAAAGACGATAAATTCTGCTAAAAATAATAATAGGAATAAACCCCAATATTTATGATTATGTGAATTTGATAACGTTTTTAATAAAAAAAACAAATAATAAGTATAATAATTGGACTTAAATTGACTTAACCAAATAATTTTTCGCCTTGGATTCGCATATTAAGCGCAACACCGTAATGAACGAAGTAAATGAGTTGGGGTTCCTGTAAATAACTCATTCGGTGTTTTATAATCTCGTGTCTTACGTGGTCGATTATTTAGTCGGTTTGCCACAAGGTTAACCTCCCGCTCTGATACCTTATTAAAATCGGTTCCTTTTGGGAAGTAATCTCTGATTAATCCATTTATGTTCTCATTTATCCCTCTTTCCCAAGGGGAATACGGATGAGCAAAATAAATTTTTGTCTCTAAATTTTTACCGATCCGTTCGTGTTCGGCAAATTCGAGTCCGTTATCAAAGGTAATTGTTTTAACTTTATGTTTTATCATCGATAAATGTCTTGTCGCCGCTTTGGCAACACCTTCTGCTGTTTTATCTTCAAGTTTAATGATGATCGTAAATAACGATTTTCGTTCAACTAAAGTCAATAAGGCACTTTTACGATCTTTGCCAACGATAGTATCCCCTTCCCAATCCCCAATACGCTGCTTTTTATCAACAATTTTTGGGCGCTTATCAATACTGACTCTGTTTTTAATTTTTCCTCTGTGCTCATGGCTTCCATAGCGTTTACGATACGGTTTTTTCGCTATCCTAAGATGTTGCCATAAATCACCGCCATTTATTTTATCTTTATAAATCAATCGATAAATTGTTTCATGATGTAAAGAGATTTTCGCTTCCCGCTTGAGATAACCCACAACTTGTTCCGGACTTAAATCTTGCCAAATTAACTGTTTTATCCACTTTGTTATCTCTGGCGTGATTTTTACGGCTTTTACCTTAGAATGACGGCGTTCTAATGCTTTACGCTGAGCTTGTTCAGGTTCATATTTCTCGGCTTCCCGGTTTCGTCTCAATTCCCGGCTAATTGTTGATGGGGCCCGATTAAGCGACGTTGCAATAAAACGTTGTGTAAAACCGGCTTCTTTTAAGCCGAAAATCTGGTATCTTTCTGTTTCGGTCAGTTGCGTATAGGCCATAGTGCATTTTCCTTTGGCGAGAAAGATGCCTACTATAGCAACTGACCGCCTTTCTTAGAAATTGCACTTACTATGCGAATCCAAGCGCTTAATTAATTATTTTGGAAACCTTTAACCAAGATGAGCTGTTTAGTGACTATTCCTGCCGAAGCAGATAAAGCACTGTTGATCGTTTAAAAGCAATTAGCGGCATCGCTGGTAGCTGTCTACCTTCAGGGTTCGGCTGTGGTTGATGGTCTTCGCCCCCGCAGATACGCGCGAGACCTATTTGAATGGGTGTGGAGAAGATTGGCAAAATCGCCAGCAAGAACTTCAGCTCACAGTAAGTTCACTGCATGATTGTGTGCTAACGAATCTATGATCCCCGAAATAACTCTTACTTTGCCCTTTACTGACTGAGCAAAAAGTGTGATTACTTTCACGCTTTATGCCCGAATAGTACAAAACTAGGAAATATTCCTAACTCAACTAAGACCTTAGCTCAAGCCAATCTTCCTCTAGTTTTCTAAACTGACCAGATAATAACTATATCTGCGAAAATTATATTTACGAAAAATATATCTACGAAGAGTATCGCTTTCTTGCGATTTGCCTTTTTTATTTTCACCTGCTTCAAAAAGGCCCTTTTTCTCGTGGTTATCTAAGGATTTCAAATGCTTAAGATTCTAGAACAAATTCGCAAGCCAACGCTGGATCTTCCAGTGGAAGTGCGCCGTAAAATGTGGTTCAAACCCTTTATACAGTCGTATCTGGTGGTTTTTATTGGCTATATGGCGATGTACTTGGTACGTAAAAACTTTAACATCGCCCAAAACGATATGATATCGACTTACGGTTTGTCGATGACGCAACTGGGGTTGATAGGGTTAGGTTTTTCGATTACTTACGGGATAGGTAAAACCGTCGTTGCTTATTATGCGGATGGCAAAAACACCAAACAATTCTTGCCCTTTATGCTGATCCTGTCTGGTATCGCTATGCTAGGGTTCAGCATGAGCATGGGGAGTTTCAGCATCAGCATTTTCCTGATGGTGGCGTTTTATGCATTAAGTGGCTTTTTCCAAAGTATTGGCGGGCCTGCCAGCTATTCTACTATTACGAAATGGACGCCGCGTAACAAGCGTGGAACCTATCTGGGTGTCTGGAATATCTCACATAATGCCGGTGGTGCCGCTGCGGCCGGGGTTGCGCTTTTTGGTGCCAACTATTTCTTTAATGGCCATGTGATAGGGATGTTTATTTTCCCGTCGATTATCGCGCTGATCATTGGTTTTATTGGATTGCGTTATGGTAGCGACTCCCCGGAAAGTTACGGTTTGGGTAAGGTAGAAGAGTTATTTGATGAACCTGTCAGCGAAGAAGATATCGCGGCAGAAGAAAACCAGATGACCAAACGTGAGATCTTTGTTGAGTATGTATTAAAAAACAAAGTTATCTGGTTACTCTGTTTTGCCAATATTTTCCTTTATATCGTGCGCATTGGTATCGACCAATGGTCAACCGTGTATGCGTATCAGGAATTAGGGCAATCAAAAGAAACCGCCATTACTGGCTTTACTATGTTCGAAATCGGGGCATTGGTAGGCACATTAATGTGGGGATACCTGTCAGACTTGGCGAATGGCCGCCGTGCTCTGGTGGCCTGTGTTTCGTTAGGTTTGATTATTGTCTGCCTTGAATTCTACCAACACGCATCCAGTGAATACATGTACTTAGGATCGCTGTTTGTGTTGGGCTTCCTGGTATTTGGACCACAATTATTGATTGGTGTGGCGGCGGTTGGTTTTGTACCGAAGAAGGCGATCAGCGTGGCTGATGGTGTGAAAGGAACATTTGCTTATTTAATCGGTGACAGCTTTGCCAAGCTCGGTTTAGGGATGATTGCTGACGGTGTGCCGATCTTTGGTTTGACAGGCTGGAAAGGGACGTTTGTTGCCCTTGATGCTTCCGCATTTGTTTGCCTTAGCTTACTTGTTTTCGTCGCTATTGCGGAAGAGCGAAAAATTCGTAAAGCGAAGAAAACGCATTAAACCATACTGAACCCTGTACGGATGCTGCTGTATATCCACAGTAGCATCTTTTCATGACGCTTTGCCTTTATTTCCCCTCATGTTCCACTTTTTATTTATTGCAAACCGCCTATTACAAACTACCTTTTGTGAACTGTTGCGAAGCGATATTAATAAGAGTAGTTTAATCCGACGCTTAATTCGATAATAAATGATGATGATTAAAGTAGCATTAGTTGATGATCATGTTGTTGTACGTTCGGGATTCGCTCAATTGCTGAATTTAGAGCCCGATATTGAAGTGGTGGGTGAATTCAGTTCATGCGCTGAAGCCCGGCAAGGGTTACCGGGATCGGGGGCAACGGTTTGTATTCTCGATATTTCGATGAAAGAGGAAAGCGGGCTTTCACTACTGAAAGATCTCCCCTCAGGCATTAACTGCATTATGCTGAGTGTCCATGATTCTGCCTCGATGGTGGAAAATGCGTTAAAGGCGGGAGCGCGCGGCTATCTCAGTAAACGTTGCAGCCCGGATGAGCTGATCCAAGCGGTGCGGACGACCGCCAATAATGGTTGTTATCTTACGCCGGATATTGTCCTTAATTTGACGTCATCAAAGCGCAATCCGGTTTCATTGGAACACTTGACTAAACGAGAACGGCAAGTTGGGGAGATGTTGGCGAGCGGCATGGATGTGAAAGCGGTAGCGGCTGAATTGGGATTAAGCCATAAGACAGTGCATGTCCATCGCGCCAATGCGATGAGTAAATTAGGGGTAACCAATAACGTGGGTTTGGCGAACTATTTTGCCTCTAGTGATCTCTGATGCGTCAGTATCTGATCAATTCGCTTTGCGGCTGGTTACTGTTTTCTTGTTGGTGGTTTTGCTTATGGGTCATCGCTTACTATTTTGTCAATGACTCTGAACTAGCGATCTTATTTTTTCCTTTTGCCTTACGCCTCGGTATTGCACTTCATACACCCAAGCGTTATTGGTCGGTTATTTATTGTTCAGAGTGGGGGCTGACTGTCTGTTTGGCGCTGTTAATGAGTCAGCCGCAATGGCTTACCGTGTTGACTGCCAGTATGGCCAGTGTTCCTCTGGTTTGGTTTGCCAGGCACTACTATTGTGGCAGTCAATGGCAGCGATTCGCGGTCATGGCTGGTCTTATTCTGACAACGTCCATGATGAATGTGGTGGCGATCAGCAACCATCATTCTGCTTTGAGCATTGCGTTTTTGGTGAGTTTAACTGGCGGTGTCATGCTGATCCCTTTGTGCTATTTAGTATGGCACTATTTGTTTCAAAAGATTTGGCTGCCCCTGACTGCCAACCTTGTATCCCAGCGGATTCAGTTTCACCTGAAACCCATTATTCTGTATACCCTATTGTTTATACTGAATATTATTATTCAGGTTGGCCTGCCGAATGAGTTGCGCTATTTTGCGCCATTCTGTCTGGCAATCCCCATTATCCTGTTAGCTTTTCGTTATGGCTGGCAAGGCGCGGTGGTCGGTACGTTGTTGAACAGTATTGCCTTAATTGCCGCGCGTAGTGGTGTTTCGAATCTGGAGATCACGGATCTCTTGTTATCCCTGTTGGCTCAAACGCTAACGGGGATCATGTTGGGAATGGCAGTGCAGCGTCAGCGTGACCTGAATGCACAGTTAAAGCGCCAGCTCTATCGTAATCACAGCCTGTCCCGTCAATTGGTGAAAGCAGAGGAGTCGGTAAGGCGGGAGATTGCGCGTGAACTGCATGATGAAATTGGTCAGAATATTACCGCTATTCGTACACAAGCGAATATTATCCAGCGGGTAGAAGTGGCCCCTATTAGCGCTAACTGCGCGAAAACGATCGAATCATTATCCCTGAATGTTTATGATACGACGAAAGGGTTACTGAGCTGGCTGCGACCTAAAATTCTTGATGACCTTGGTTTGAAAGAGGCGATTGAACAATTATTGCGGGATATGGAATTTGACGCTCATGGTATATTCGTCGAAATTCATTGGGCAGCGGATTCCGCGATGGCCATCGAGCAACTCAGTGATACAACTAAGATTACGCTATATCGTCTTTGTCAGGAAGCTCTGAATAATGCGATGAAATATTCTCAGGCAGATCGTATTGAATTGCATTTTTCTGTTAAGGGAAAGATTCATTTACTGATCAGAGATAATGGTGTTGGCTGCAAGGCCGAAGATCATATGAAAGGATTTGGTTTACGTGGTATGCGAGAGCGTGTACAGGCCCTCGGCGGAACGTTCTCCATTCACAGTGAAAAACGACCCGATGATTCGATCTCTGCGGGAACGGATTTGTCTATTATTTTGCCTAAACTTTAAGATCCAGCCATGACCGTTTTCCCTCAACCCAAGCTAATACATGATAAGCACTTATCTGATCAAGAAATCAGGGAACAATATCGTTACTGGCGCCTGCATATTATGCTGAGTCTCTATGTGGGATATGCGCTGTTTTACTTTACCCGCAAAAGTTTTAACTATGCGATGCCCGCCATGATCACTGATCTCAGCCTTGATAAAGGGGAGATTGGCCTGATTGGGACGCTGTTTTATATCACTTATGGTTGTTCTAAATTTTTGTCAGGCATTATCTCTGATCGCTCTAATCCGCGTTATTTCATGGGCGTCGGGTTAATTGCCACGGGGATCATTAATATCTTTTTTGGTCTGTCCAGTTCGATTGTGATGTTCACCTTTTTGTGGATATTAAATGCGTGGTTTCAGGGATGGGGAGCGCCGTCATGTGCCAAATTGCTCACCAGTTGGTATTCTCGCTCAGAGCGGGGTTTTTGGTGGTCTTTATGGAATACGTCACACCATATAGGCAGTGCGCTAATTGCCCTGTTCATTAGTTTTTTGATGTTACATTTTAGCTGGCGGGAAGGCTTTATTGTGCCAGGCTGTTTAGCTATTCTGGCCGGAATATTTTTATGTTGGCGACTACGGGACAAGCCGACCACAATGGGGCTGCCGACCATTGGTCAATTTCGTAATGATCACTTAGAGAAGATACAGGAAAATCAAGGGCAAGGGTTAACGACCAAAGAAATCCTGAAAACCTATGTGTTTTGCAATAAATATATCTGGCTGCTTTCATTGAGTTACGTTTTGGTCTATCTCGTTCGTACAGTCATTAACGATTGGGGAAATCTCTATCTGACGGAATATCACCACTATGATTTAGTGAGTGCAAACGCGGTATTATCACTTTTTGAAGTTGGTGGCTTTGTCGGTTCGCTGGTGGCAGGGTGGGGATCTGATCGCGTGTTTGGCGGTAACCGTGGGCCAATGAACTTGATATTTGCGATGGGGATTTTTTTGTCCGTGGCGGCCTTGTGGCTGATGCCCGTGACTGGTTTGATTTTCCAATCCATTGGGTTTTTTACCATTGGTTTTTTCGTTTTTGGTCCGCAACTGTTGATTGGCATGGCGGCTGCGGAATGTTCTCATAAAGATGCAGCGGGAGCCGCAACGGGGTTTGTTGGCCTCTTTGCTTATACTGGTGCGGCACTTGGCGGTTATCCTTTTGCGGTTATTTTAAAGCATTACCACTGGACGGGGCTATTTATCACCATTTCTGTCTGTGCTGTCATGATAGGTTTATTATTACTACCGTTTTTGCAAGCGCAATTTTCCAGGCAAAGAGTACAGCACTAATAATTTAGCGCTGAAAATAGTCAATTCAATTTCTTTAGCTTAGCAAAATAATGGGGGACAAAAATATGCTATAGTACGCCCCTGATTTTTCCTACCCAGCGAAATGTTATGTCTTATCAATGTCCTTTATGTCACTCACCCTTACTGTTTGCTCACCATCAATGGCGTTGCGAAAACAATCACCAGTTTGATTGTGCAAAAGAAGGGTACGTTAATTTACTGCCTGTGCAGCATAAACGCTCAAAAGAACCGGGTGACAGTGTGGAGATGATGCAGGCAAGAAGGGCGTTTCTGCATTCAGGCCATTATTGGGCGCTGCAACAAAAAGCGATTGAATTGCTTAACGCATATTTACCCGAAGGCGCGGAAACTTTGCTGGATATTGGTTGTGGTGAAGGTTATTACACCGCCGCAGTGCAGGAACAGTTGCAGCGGAAATTGGCGGTATATGGATTGGATGTGGCGAAAGTTGCAGTCCGCTATGGTGCCAAGCGTTATCCTGAGGTTAATTTTTGCGTGGCATCCAGCCATCGGCTGCCATTTGCGGATAGCTCACTGGATGGTATCTTGCGGATTTATGCCCCTTGCAAGGCCGCGGAATTGGCCAGGGTAGTAAAAACAGCGGGTATTGTGCTGACGGTGACACCGGGTCCTCGCCACCTGTATCAATTGAAGGAGCTGATTTATCAGGAAGTGCATTTGCATCCTGAAAATCATGAACAGTGGGAAGCGTTTGAATTAATTTCAACTGAAACGTTGGCCTACGCTATGTCATTGAGTGGTGAACAAGCTCATCATTTATTGCAGATGACGCCTTTTGCCTGGCGGGCATCAGACGAAGTAAAAACGCAGTTAATATCGAAAGAACAGTTTAATTGTGAAGCCGATTTCACGCTAAAAGTATATCGACGCATCTGATAATAAAAAACGACTGCGATCGGATTAAACTGTATAAGTGTAGTGGCAAGGGAAAGCAATGCCGGAATATAGCGAACGATATTCCGGTTGATGTACAGTTAATAAAACTGCTATTCGAAAGTGAGAGTATTGGCAATAAATAATGGCTTATTCTGCATACATAAATAAATTAAGGTGTTCGAATAATATATTGAAGCCAATGGCAATTAAAACCAATCCCCCAATTAATTCGGCTTTTTTACCTAATAGCGGGCCAATATAGCGACCAATTAACATGCCTAATGTCGCCATAATCATCGTCATAAGACCGATTGTCATTGCGGTGTGAAGAATATCAACTTGCAGGAAAGCAAGCCCGACACCGATTGCCATCGCATCCAAACTGGTGGCAATGGCAGTAAAGACTAATGTCGTTGAACTGTAGCGTTGAGGCGTGGCCTTACGGGAAATTTCAGGCTCGTGCTTGAAACCATTGATGATCATTCGGCAGCCAAGAATCAACAGTAAGGAAAAGGCAATCCAATGATCCCATTCCATAATATATTGGCTGGCATACAGGCCCAATGACCAACCAATTAAGGGAGTACAGGCTTCGACCAAACCAAAAATAATACCGGTACGGATAGCTTCGCGGAAATTAGGTCGGTGCAGGGCGGCACCTTTTCCTACGGCAGCGGCAAAAGCATCCATAGAAAGGGCGAGCGCGAGAATAAGTGTTGCGTAAAGATTCATCAAAATAGCCTCGGCTGGGTGATTCCATATACACACAACGCACCCCCAACCTATGGCGCTGTTATGTGTCTATGGTCTTGCCAACCGATTTATACCCGTATAGGTTCTTTAGGCATTCGTACCACGTTTTATTTCAAACGAGCATGTTGATACGAATATTCCAGCGATTTTCTGGAACAGGCTACTCCCCAATGACTGTAGCGGACGATATCATATTTAGCCTAAAAGGCAAAAAGTATTTCGCCCTATTTCAAATATGAAAATGATAATGCGTATCGTTATCTTCTTATTCATATTATCTCCTCCGCGGTGCGGGGGAGATAATTAAGGCATCTTGAAATACGACGAGGGTGAATAAGTGAAATTATTTGTTGTTGATAAGAAATTGATAAATTTTTTCTAAATCATCCAAATTTGTTACTGAGAGATATATTTTATGCGGCGCTAAGTCCATCATAAGAATACCATCTTCAGACAAATTCATGGCTTTAATGCTTTCATAAGAAAAAAAATGGTTCGCATAATAAAAACCGTCTTTTTTGAAGATTAATTTCGGTGAGCGAATATAACCTAAGTATAATGTCACCAGAATGGTAAATGACAATAAATAAGTCGTGAACTGGCTGCCATGTGAGGTAATATTATTGTAAATAACAATGGCAATCAAAACGATAAAGATCAGGGCATCAATCCGCTGTTTTCTTTTAAGTTTGATATTTAACAACGTCTTGCCTTTGAGCTGATTGATAATAAATTCATCATAAATCGCAAAAGCGAGCATGAATACAATCAAAACTATCAAAACAATATCATGCAAACCCATTTTTAATCCCTATTTTCATCGTGCGTGGGCTTCGTCATATTTTATTATCTCCCCGCGTTGCGAGGAGATAATAAGCGACTTTTGTCATGCGGCAATAAATCGATCTAGCCGAGGAAACCAAAACGGAAACCGACGATCCCCAGCACGAAAAAGCCCACGATAATCCATAATGGGTTGACTTTTTTCCGCAGCAACCACATACAGCCGAAGGTTAATAACAACGGCATGAGGCCGGGCATTAATTGATCGAGGATGGTTTGTACGGTCGTGATTTTCATCTCACCCGTGACCGGGTCAGGCAGTTCTGAAACCACGAGCGGAATATTCACTTTGGTCCATTTATTGACCAGTGCTCCCATGACAAACAGACCCAGAATTGACGCGCCTTCCGTCATTTTCTGCAAGAAGCCACCGCCCATATCTTTAACGATATCCAATCCTTTTTGGTAGCCATAAGCGATACCTAAGTAACGGGTCAGTAACCGGACTAAGTTAAACAGGAGGAAAAATAGCACAGGGCCCATCCAGCTACCACTCATGGCAATTCCGGCACCCAGCGCGGCGAAGACGGGACGAACGGTTCCCCAGAAAATAGGGTCACCGACTCCTGCCAGCGGGCCCATCAAACCGACTTTGATACCGTTGATAGCACCGTCATCAATGTCAGCGCCATTGGCACGCTGCTCTTCCATTGCCATCGTGACACCCAGAATAGGCGCCGCCACATAAGGATGAGTATTAAAAAATTCCATGTGCCGTTTGAGGGCTTGCTTCCTTTCTTCGGTATTCTCTGGATACAAACGACGAATGGCAGGGATCATTGAGAAGCAAAAACCGAGAGCCTGCATCCGTTCAAAGTTCCATGAACCTTGAAACAGGTTAGAGCGGAGGAATACACCGCGAATATCGCTGCGTGTCAGCTTCTTCTGACCCATATTTGTTGTCTCTGACATGTTATTGATCCTCTTAGTCTAATTCGTTATCAAGGTCGTTTGCGGCATGGCCAGCAGGAGCGGCTGCCTGTGATTGATTGTATTTTGGGCTAAGCTGGATATACAGGATTGCCATAACAATACCAATCATGCCTAATGCAACCAGGTTGAAGTCAGTGAACGCCGCCGTGACGAAGCCGAGATAGAAGAAAGGCATCAGATAACCCGCGCGCATCATGTTAATCACCATGGCATAACCGACAACCACGATCATACCGCCGGCGATATTCAGGCCGCTGGTGACGACTTCGGGAATGGAGTTTAACATGTGCTGAACTTCAGAGGTGCCGACGGATATCGCAACAATCAGGGCAGGGATGGCGATCCGCATGGCTTGCAGCATTAACGCTGAAATGTGAAGAACGCTGATCGCACGAAGATTGCCGTTTTCTGCCGCTTTATCGGCCGCGTGTTGGAAACCCACCGTCAAGGTACGGACAAGGATCGTCAAAACTTGACCTGCCGCCGCCAGAGGAATGGCTAACGCAATACCGGCACCGACATCTTGCCCACCTGCGATAACCAGAATAGTCGAAATGATGGAGGCCAATGCAGCATCGGGAGCGACGGCGGCACCGATATTCATCCAGCCAAGGGCAATCATCTCCAGTGTACCGCCGATGATAATGCCGGTTTTCACATCGCCGAGCACTAAGCCGATTAATGTACAAGCAATCAACGGGCGGTGAAATTGAAATTCATCAAGAATGGAACCCATACCTGCAATACAGGCAACGATGAATATCAACACAAGTTGAACAACGGTAATGTCCATTGTTTTTCTCCTGTAACCAAATGTAATTTGGTAAGAATTTTGTTATTCAGTAATGGTGAGTAAAGTGACATCTGTTGTTATTTTTAAACTTTTTTCAGCAGATCCATCATGTTCAATCGAGTATCACTGGCAACCTTGCGGGCTTCAAGTTCTATACCGCGAGCGTTCAGTTTCCCAAAGGCGTCAATGTCAGTTTGATCAACGGAAATGGCGTTGTTGATCTGGGTTTTTCCTTGACGGAAAGCCATGCCACCGATGTTGATGGATTCAATGGCGACACCTCCTTCGACAATACGCAGGACATCGGTTGGATTGGTGAATAACAGCATAACGCGTTCACCGGCATATTTGGGATTGTTGTAAACCCGAACGCATTTGGCAACGTCGATAACATGTGCGCTGACACCGGGAGGTGCAACTTGTTTCAACAAAGTAGCACGCACCGTATCTTGGGCAACGTCATCACTGACCACGATGATGCGCTTGACGTTAGTTTCTTTCGTCCAGCGGGTAGCAACTTGACCGTGGATAAGGCGATCATCAATACGTGCGAGGGCAATCTTCATATGGCCGCCCGCAGAAGTTGTTGCAATGGGGGTTGCTGAAACAGCAGGTGCAGCGGTTGGTTTGACAGGCTCAGGTTTTGCAGTTTCTTCTTCTTCAGCTTGTACGGTTTTAAGCGCCCGGATACCTTCTCTGCCGGTTTCCAATGCAACGGAAACCAGCTCTTCCATAGAAGGATCATCATCACGGCACATGAACGCTTCAACCAGCATCG
This genomic interval from Xenorhabdus doucetiae contains the following:
- a CDS encoding PTS mannose transporter subunit IID, which translates into the protein MSETTNMGQKKLTRSDIRGVFLRSNLFQGSWNFERMQALGFCFSMIPAIRRLYPENTEERKQALKRHMEFFNTHPYVAAPILGVTMAMEEQRANGADIDDGAINGIKVGLMGPLAGVGDPIFWGTVRPVFAALGAGIAMSGSWMGPVLFFLLFNLVRLLTRYLGIAYGYQKGLDIVKDMGGGFLQKMTEGASILGLFVMGALVNKWTKVNIPLVVSELPDPVTGEMKITTVQTILDQLMPGLMPLLLTFGCMWLLRKKVNPLWIIVGFFVLGIVGFRFGFLG
- a CDS encoding PTS mannose/fructose/sorbose transporter subunit IIC, which codes for MDITVVQLVLIFIVACIAGMGSILDEFQFHRPLIACTLIGLVLGDVKTGIIIGGTLEMIALGWMNIGAAVAPDAALASIISTILVIAGGQDVGAGIALAIPLAAAGQVLTILVRTLTVGFQHAADKAAENGNLRAISVLHISALMLQAMRIAIPALIVAISVGTSEVQHMLNSIPEVVTSGLNIAGGMIVVVGYAMVINMMRAGYLMPFFYLGFVTAAFTDFNLVALGMIGIVMAILYIQLSPKYNQSQAAAPAGHAANDLDNELD
- the manX gene encoding PTS mannose transporter subunit IIAB, whose translation is MSIAIMIGTHGAAAEQLLRTTEMLIGEQENVSYIDFVSGENADTLFEKYNEKLKSLDTGQGVLFFVDTWGGSPFNAANRIVLDKDNYEIVTGVNVPMLVEAFMCRDDDPSMEELVSVALETGREGIRALKTVQAEEEETAKPEPVKPTAAPAVSATPIATTSAGGHMKIALARIDDRLIHGQVATRWTKETNVKRIIVVSDDVAQDTVRATLLKQVAPPGVSAHVIDVAKCVRVYNNPKYAGERVMLLFTNPTDVLRIVEGGVAIESINIGGMAFRQGKTQINNAISVDQTDIDAFGKLNARGIELEARKVASDTRLNMMDLLKKV